The genomic DNA TGATGATCCTGATTTGAGTGGTGATGAGAGAGCACCTGCTTGTGATGTGTTTAGGCCCAGCCAACTAACCAAGGATTATGTGTTCACATTTGGCATGGACTTTAAGAGTCTTAAAGAGTTCAAGGATGGTATAAGGGAATGGTGTGTATTAAATGGGACCCAgatgaaaatagttaaaaatgataaaagtagGTGTAGGATAGTGTGCAAAGATACCAATTGTGACTTTACAGCCCTTTGCAGCAAGGTGGCCTACAAccattcttttaaattaaagacATGGAATGGGGACCACACATGTGGTAGGGTTTTAGAAAATCGTAGTGCTGATGTAAACTTTGTTACCAAATATGCCCTTGAGAATATGAGGACCTCTGAGATGAAGGTTAGTGATATAATGTCAGATCTGAGAACACACAAGTCAGTTGGAGTGTCATTTTACATAGCTTGGATGGCAAAAAAGAAGGCCAAGAAACTCATAGAAGGGGATGCAAAGAAACAGTATACCTTACTGTGGAGGTATGCAGCTGAGCTTCAGAGGGTATCTAAAGGAAACAGGTGTAAGATAAATGTTGATAGACTGTCTTTGAGTGTTCAACCCAGATTTAGCAGGTTTTATTTTTGCTTTGATGGTTGTAAGCAGGCCTTTATATCAAGTTGTAGGCCATTCATAGGGGTGGATGGGTGTCATCTGAAAACCCAATTTGGAGGTATTTTATTGGTTGCAGTTGGTAGAGATGCAAATGACCAATACTTTCCTTTGGCTTTTGGAGTTGTAGAGACAGAAACAACAGATTCATGGAGGTGGTTCCTTACCTTACTGCTTGAAGATATTGGAAGTAATAGGAGATGGGTATTTATTTCTGATCAACAAAAGGTTAGGTGTTTTGTTTTAGATCTGGTTGGTTCTTTTATGTAAATTGTATATCTGGTTCTTTAACCTTTTAACTATTTATCAATTTCAGGGGCTGATATCAGTTTTGGAGGAGTGGTATGACATAGTTGAACACAGACCATGTTTGAGGCATCTGTATGCAAACTTTAAAAAGAGATTTGGAGGTGGTGCTTTGATCAGGGACTTGATCATGGGTGCAGCCAAATCAACTTATTATCAATTGTGGAAGTCAAAGATGGATGAGCTGAAGAAGATTGACTTGAAAGCTTGGGAGTGGTTAGTGGCACATGACCCTAAAATGTGGTGTAAGCATGCTATTTCCTATTATCCTAAATGTGATGTCTTAATGAACAACATATCTGAAGcatttaattcaacaatattAGTTGCTAGAGACAAACCAATACTTACCATGGCTGAATGGATTAGAACATATTTAATGAATAGGATGTCAACCAATAGGCTTAAGCTACAGACTTGGAACCATAAGATAATGCCTATGCCTAGGAAAAGATTAAACACAGAAATTGTGAAGTCTGGTGGTTGGGTTGCCATATGGGGTGTTGCTGAGGAGTTTGAAGTTCATCAGGTAGGAGGAAGTCATGCCTTTACTGTTAATTTGGCAAAAAAAACTTGTTCATGTAATTTTTGGGAGTTGGTGGGGATTCCTTGCAGACATGCCATTGCAGCTATGTCTAAAACTTCAAAGGACCCAGAAGATTATGTCTCTGACTGGTATAGCAGGGAAATGTATGAAAAGTGTTATACACACAATGTAAGTGCTATCAATGGTCAAGACATGTGGTCAGAGGTTGAATGTGAGGAGTTGTTACCCCCTGCTTATAAAAAGGGTCCAGGAAGACCAAAAAAGGTTAGAATGAGAGAAGCTGATGAAGCACCATCCTCACAAGGTAAGTATAAAAGATCTGGGACTACTTACAGGTGCATAAAATGTGATAAGTTTGGGCATAATGCTAAAGGATGCAAAAGTCTAACTGTCAACCCCAATGCTCAAAAAAGAAAGGTAttacattttatcattttttagatttattcttCAAATTTTGTAATAAGCTAACATGTGTATTCTATTATTGGTGAACACAGAGAAAGCCACCAAGACAACCAAGTGAAGCTGGGACTGGTGCAAGTGAAGCTAATGCTGGAGCAAGTGCAAGTGAAGCTAATGATGGAGCAAGTGCAAGTGCAAGTGAAGCTGTTTGTGGAGCAAGTACAATTCATGGTGGGGAGTCTACATCAAGTGCAAATGAGCCTGTGCAGGGTGCAAGTAAGAAAAGGAAGGTTGGGAGCAATACAACATTCATTCCTCCAAAACAGAGTaagaaacctaaaaaaaatcccATGGCTTTTATGTCTTCATCTGTAAAGCCAAGTGCTAATGTTCAAACAACAGTTCACACCACCAACAAATCACACACATTAATAGAGCCAACTGCAAATGTCACCACTACGGTTCACACTTCAAGCACATCTGTGAGGCCAACTGCAACTGTCAACACTGCGGTGCACACATCAAAAAGTTCACACACAGTTGTTAAACCCATAGCAAATGTAACCACAGTTATTAACCCAAAACCTACTGTTATGAAGAAACCTTCTGTTAAACCTGGTATGCATAGAAAACCACCAAGAAAACCTACTGTTCGCACCTTAGATGTTGTTAGGGCCATTGTGGAGCCAATAGTGAAAGTAAAAGCCCCTGTTAGGAGGAGTGGCAGAATAGTCTGGAAAGGTCCTGCAATAAAAAAAGGTCCAGGGAAAGATATGGAAAACCCAATTGAGGTGGTtgatgaagaagttgaagaGGCAGGTGGATCAGGGAAACATGTTGCTGAAGCTACACCAAGAAAATTAACAGATGCAGGTGGAAGCTGCTTGACCTTGTTAAGAAGTGTTGAAAATGTGAAGTATATTTAGTGTTAATGATGTAATGACATTTCCACTGACTTGTATTTTGTGTTTTGCAAAGTCCAACTTATGCAACTTGTTTAAGACTTGTATCTTGGTGTTTGGCTATGTCCCACTTATGTAATAGCAGTACTTGAATTGTCATAACTCTGTGATTTGCTTGGCTAAGTCCAAATTTTGTAACACAAAGTATGAACATCAGTTATTATAAGTATTCAACTTTTGGCAaagaatgaattatttttaagtattcaacaattataacttgtgTTTCAAACTTTAATTGCAATCATCTTCCAAACATTGACACAAACTAACAAGCCATGATTTCATTCATAAACTTCACATTACATAATAGTTGTACCAACAAAAGTACACAAACACAATACACAATTACACAACAAAACATTACACCATAACACACCACAGCTAACATCAAACTTACAAACTACATAACATTACTTCTTAGCAAAGAATACAGCAAAGATCAACCAGCTAGCTATGATAATCCACTTAAGCAATTCAACCTTCTTCTTCTCAGCCAACACCTTCATTTTCCACttgtctttcttcttctcccatAATTCACCACAGTTGCAATGTTGGTTTGTATACCTTCCAGACTTTGCAGACTCAGCTTCACGAATCACAGGTCCATTCACAGGTGCAGACTCATCTTCACGAATCAGATGTGCATTACCATCTTCACGAATCAATGGtgtgatgtagtatttttgcatcaaacaatagtaagtatttatatcgtctcctcagggactagtgcgatatcgcggaccgttcgacaccaaatatcatttcaagTTAAACGATAGttgattgtttgttttagtaactgaattgcaaatgataaaattgagattaatagggcgtaaaacttgttaggattagagttccttgatcgagcgtcgcacgtaacctaatgatcatacatggattctagcttttctttgatattatcacgtatccctcgacaacaccattcgtgtccaaacaatattgtgaaatcaattgtatcattcaatggtcgatgtctcaaactattgaatgattcaagagtcgatcttatcgttcaatcgatgatttctcaatctattaaatgataagaaagctttaggtttggatactcaaggtgattatcaaaacatcgattccatgtctagaaactatgttttgatagatggttattctaaacctagattcaaaagtatttctcaatcacaattaaatcaaagataaagattaaagtgcaagaataacctcaatatcaattcaaatgctagaaccatatatttatagatcaaacgATTACATGTTAAACtatgatcaagtacctctaatcccaacaaaggagatttagctactcattgtcatggaagccttgcaagaatgaattgaagaagcaagattcattacaacttgtgatgtctcaacaaaggatgaagaatccactctctatcactctcactctataaagcacaagccctatctctctctctaagaatattacaagtgaaaaCACAGAGAGAAACTAAGTGAAAAACTATGTAAAAACTATCTCTCtctgaaatggttgagtgggctatttatagaattctgagTCTGccttcactcgcctcgcgagctgcttcattcgccatggcgagttgaagtttcttccccattgggtttgtgccacgtcagcatttagaggctaaaccgcccttactcgcctcgcgagtccttccattcgccatggcgagtaagctcgCCTtctactcgccattgcgagttggtggcgtgtgatctttgttgcattctggaattgctcgcctttgctgcttgccatggcgagttggaggcgagtaATCTCCTTTTTCtgcctttttgtacttttctcgattttcttctctttgcttgatgtcttgagttcgaatcctgcacaaatgggtgaagtaagatagataaagcgtaaaagggcaataatcacttatttctcggcttttcccttaataacttgcaaaacaagtaacaaaagtgcctaaaatatatcacttaaattacaactttctagcacttatcatgGTGCAGAGTCTGCTTCCTTTGAGTTTGAAACAGCTGAATAGCACTGAGCCATTGGTCTGGTAGCTGGACCAAGTTCATCATCCCAAATCCACTCATTGTaggttttgtattttttctacATACCAAAGCAAGCATTTTCCAATTTTATTCACTGTCACTGTATTGTATTTACAATACAATGAAAAACggaaatttcataaaataaaacttacctGCCAATCGCGACTCTCCAAAACCTCCTGCCTTGATTCTCCAAAGTCGTTGCTATGTAAAGAATCATCGGCTTCATAGGTAAACAACGGCACAGTGGAAGCATCCCTCGAGATGTGGGCAATGAGGGAGGGGGAAACTTTCCACCATTGCAGTAGGTTTCGTAGTTGTCTTTTGTTGAGGTATCGGTTGACATTTGCAATGTTCAGGAAACAATGATTGAAAtgaaatggagaagaagaagagaacgATCTGGAGATCCAGGAAGAAGAGGGTCGCggtgaaagagaagagaaaaggatggtttttgaagaagatgaacgaAGGGTAGTTACGTCATTTTACGTTGCCCTCATCTGAAGaggggcatttttgtccattcTCATGCCCATATAGCTGACCTGTCAACTGAAAACCGGTTATACGTTGCCACATCAGTAAACAGATGACCTGGATGCGTTTAACTGGGTacaaggaccaatttttaagtgattaataaTTGCAGGGTTTGTTTGCAAGGATTAGTGATTGcaaggaccaatttttaaacgacccctatttgcagggatcaaatacatatttaagcctaataataataataataataataataataataataataataataataatttacatTATAATATTTAGGGGCCGGGTTCGAACCCTTATTTCATCTTAGGTGACATGTACCACTGATACACCCACACACAATTGTTATATTAGCAGCTCCCGTATTTTTTCCACTCGTactgccaaaaaaaaattatttcgtgGTCCCTTTAGATTTGGTCAATAGTGATCAAGGTTTCTTTTCAATcaagaataaataataataatgattaggccTAAAGATAGGGTTCTTTTCAATcaagaataaataataataatgattaggccTTTAGATTTGGGCTTGATACTTGTTGTTCTGAGGCGTGAGCAGAAAAATCCAACATATGAAAGAGcaaaaaaatccattaaaattgGCATTAGTGGTTTATACCtagaaaatcaacaataaaatcATTATTACAATGTTTAGAggtttgcaaaaataaaaacaaagttatCTTTAAGCATCAGGATCAAATCAATTTCCATTCTTTCTTGatatccaaaacaaaaaaaccagaTCAAGGGTTTCACGTTGAGCTGCAATCATCTCACGCATTTGTAAAGGCAAATTAGCTATTGTACATATTAGTGAACAAATTAATCATGTTAGTTTCAGCAATACCTGATTGAGGGTTTGCGAGGATTCAACTATGGGTTCACAACGGATGACGGGTTTGCGGAGGATGACATATTCGCGGAGAAAGATCAACGATTTTGTGATTAGTGATGCAGATCGATGGGTTTTAACGGTGGATGGGTTCGAGGGAAGGATGGGTTCGCGGTGGAAGAAAAGATAGGGTTCCATGCGGTAAGATGGGTTGGAGTGAGAGAAGGAAGAGAGAGATATATACTTGCGGTTTGGAGACGGCGCGCGGTTTTGTGGTGGAGGAGAAGAGGTTTTCAGTTTTTGATGGAGAAGAGCTACACATACGATTGCCTTTTGTtaggtcctttttttttttaatatactccAATTTGATAAACACCAAACATAGCGTTTGTATAAAAACGCTAACTACCCCCCCTAATAATAGCGTTCATTGCAAAGCGCTATCTTTGCGAAGCTAAGTAACAGCGTTTACCTAGCTAAAAGCGCTATTTAATCCATATTTTTTAGTAGCTTTTCTTTAGCGCTCGACCAAAAAGGTTATTAAAGGCATGTATGTTGCCTTTTTAATATCATTTATATAGAAAAGCTATTAAAATTGTGTTATTAAAAGCTAAAAATTGCAATAGTGAGggtaattgaaaagaaaaattagtctccgtgagcataactcaattGGCAGGgacaatacattattatatgcaggggccgaggttcgaaccccggacaccccacttattcactttaaaagtgaattcCTAGTCACTAGGCTATCTgaccaaacaaaaaagaaaattaaaaaagaaaattaagtgATTCATCTTCATAATTCATATCATTGggaaaaatatttagaaaacaTCATCAATGATGTAGGAATAAATTATGTTACCGTGAATTTATGAATTAAGATATGCACTAATGGTCTGTCTTTATTATGCctcaactcttttatttttcacaaaGGTGACATCTATCACACACGAGCACCATGTTCACGTTATAGTCCTAGTCGCAGCACACATGCGTACGCGCGGACATGCATGTGTGCGCGCGTGTGTTTTTTGGACACACGCCTCATGTGGAACATTTGCAATGGATTTTGTTTCcacatataaatattattttgctgAGGTTTTTCAAAAGAAgactcattattatttttaaatgtatttaGTGGATTGACATTTGGTCGGTAGCAGAAGGTTTGCTGTTTTCAAACATTACAGATCCTCATCAAAGTAGGTGCTCCACCAACATTAAAAAAGTGAGAGAATTAACCTCTGAAACCTAGCATGGTTTAGTTAAACTTTCTCCTATTCATTATATGGCACTTTAAGAGATATCAGGAACCAATAGTACAATAGTTATCGTCAAGGCAACAGTTAAATTTGGTAACCCCATCCAAGTGTGCCTTTAAAGATTATATTGGAATATATACACTTTAAAGATcattgtatcttttttttttgacaaaaatgatcattgtatttgtttttttttttaagaagaagaatCATTGTATCTGTTTgttatacttttaaaaaaaaatatagatctacgacgaaaaaaaatctagaaatagTTTTAAATGAAAAGATATAAGAgtaacttttcaaaaaatatatcaatcaatagtgtatatatatatatataaagtaaagtTTTTTATGCAACATGTCACTTTCAAATTTATTCtcaatattcttaaaaaaatcactaaattaTTGAATGTCAAAATAATTCAACATAGCatataaaccaaaaaatattaattacaatCGAGTCTAACATTTTATTTGGATATATGTTAGTCTGgacttaaatttaaaattataggaTCCATATTCAATATCTAAAattaagaaattcaaaatcTTACAAATTTTACGTCATAATCGTAGTCGCAGCGCACATGCGTACGCATGCGCGGGTGCGTGTTTTATGGACACACATCTCATGTGAAACATTTGCAGCGGATTTTGTTTCCACACGTAAATATCTTTTGCTGAGGTTTTTCACACGGAAGAAGtatagaattatttttatttcattctattaTGCTCaacatgattattttatttcatcagATTTCTACAACAACAGATGTTGAACTCCCTACTTCATGACCAAATTTAGAAGGAGAcagtttcaattttaattttgcgAAAGGGAGTGATTTGAGCATGGAACCTGCTCGTACTCCACCCTTAACTAAACTTAATTTTTCTTCCTAGCAAACAAGATTTTTTTGGAAGGGGATGCAGATTTTGACATACTTAaagcaaaatatatttatgcaaGTACCTCCTCCAAGAAAGATAGATTGTCTTTCAAAATGTATTAAATAAACACATGAGTGGGGTTATTGGTTTTGAACTTCATTGTGCTCGTAGAAATAATGAGTTATTGGCGATTAGGCCGTGTAGAAATCATGCCTGTGACAAGAACAATGATTGTAAATTTGTGGGATCTTGTGGAATTTAACTTGAATGGCTTCTGTAATATGTATTTGTAATCCGCAATGAGttgattaataatgaaaatGCATTTCATGTTAATGTCAATATATATTAAGTTGGATGCACTGTCACtatgtataatttttaaatagtttttcaaTGTAGTTCCTAAATTTGTGACGTTAATGTCATTGAATATTATCAAATTGAATAgacatttagatttttttagtttcaaatatcatattaacaaacaatttttttttatagagatcaATGATACAAATTTAAATTAAGAGAGTAATGTTAAAAATTGTCTTGAACAACCAAAGTCATTTGagtattatttttgtaaagttCAGAACACACCAAgatgaaaaagagagaaaatatcaCGAAGGAAggaaatgaatgaataaaaccTGTTTCacgtaaataaaatatatctgCTTCATCATTCTTTTGATAGATTCTGAGTAAAAGAAGAACAATTTGTTTGTTGGGGAAATCCTTGGGAGGGATTTGTAttctctattttcttttatgttttgtaccctcataaaattttcaatatacCTCACACTGCGTCTAAAGGGATTAAGTCTAATGTCGGTTGTTAATTTATAAAGATGTGAATTTTATTCTAAGgtatttaggaaaaatatgtttggttaactttataatattcctagaaccatgaaaatagggattataataggtaactaTTTAcgaatttattcccatctccatgggaactttattcccaccattTTTCTTGGGAAAATTTTTCTATCCTAGGAACACTTTATATccggaataaaatttagtaaacttgtaacaaacataggcatatatattcctatcattttatttttgaaaatcaacaaatataacttgaaacaaacacacccttagtaTTTTTAGGCAAGTGCATTATACATATTTACTAACTACTATTAATAAATGTAATTTAgtaaaagaaatttgatgtgtaGACGAAGTGACAAATACCAAATCACACACACCGAATCATTTACTTATTCTATCTATCACATTACGTCTCTcaacacccccccccccccccccaatcccctctatttcttccaattgtcctttcatttttttctcccaTTCCTTGCCCTCTAAACTCGCAAACAATGCCTAAGGATCTTGCTCTTTCCATTCGTCGTCTACAATTAGTTTCTGTcgtgttataatttttttacattgcACTCGTTACAACAGCTTTGATTTCATAAGGTTTTCTAAGAGATTTAAGCACTTTTTTTTCCAGAGAGACTTAAGAACTTT from Medicago truncatula cultivar Jemalong A17 chromosome 8, MtrunA17r5.0-ANR, whole genome shotgun sequence includes the following:
- the LOC120577456 gene encoding uncharacterized protein gives rise to the protein MANPKEVSFSNSKNAKDGESSGHNTGFNYFPDLGISVKFHYGGRLWWMLDEDLSFRVIKDDATAEVVKDYALNKNIVVNVFVEHNVDESTAVVDIPNYDVVGEELGESYKVVNNEKGESSEAAKRDGGDGGISSSSEDEVEVEDEDRCIDSEEERALGFDDGFEEVDEGNLNEDTGAKMADIGRNVEMDNIDVDDTDWGKEYESEELDSDDPDLSGDERAPACDVFRPSQLTKDYVFTFGMDFKSLKEFKDGIREWCVLNGTQMKIVKNDKSRCRIVCKDTNCDFTALCSKVAYNHSFKLKTWNGDHTCGRVLENRSADVNFVTKYALENMRTSEMKVSDIMSDLRTHKSVGVSFYIAWMAKKKAKKLIEGDAKKQYTLLWRYAAELQRVSKGNRCKINVDRLSLSVQPRFSRFYFCFDGCKQAFISSCRPFIGVDGCHLKTQFGGILLVAVGRDANDQYFPLAFGVVETETTDSWRWFLTLLLEDIGSNRRWVFISDQQKGLISVLEEWYDIVEHRPCLRHLYANFKKRFGGGALIRDLIMGAAKSTYYQLWKSKMDELKKIDLKAWEWLVAHDPKMWCKHAISYYPKCDVLMNNISEAFNSTILVARDKPILTMAEWIRTYLMNRMSTNRLKLQTWNHKIMPMPRKRLNTEIVKSGGWVAIWGVAEEFEVHQVGGSHAFTVNLAKKTCSCNFWELVGIPCRHAIAAMSKTSKDPEDYVSDWYSREMYEKCYTHNVSAINGQDMWSEVECEELLPPAYKKGPGRPKKVRMREADEAPSSQGA